A genomic window from Xyrauchen texanus isolate HMW12.3.18 chromosome 15, RBS_HiC_50CHRs, whole genome shotgun sequence includes:
- the etfb gene encoding electron transfer flavoprotein subunit beta isoform X2 codes for MNPFCEIAVEEAVKLKEKKLVMEVVAVSCGPQQVQETIRTALAMGADRGIHVEVTGKDYETLGPLQISKILAALAKKEEADLIMLGKQAIDDDCNQTGQMTAALLDWPQGTFASEVAIEGDKLKVVREVDGGLETIKIKMPAVVTADLRLNTPRYATLPNIMKAKKKKIANVKPGDLGVDMASRLEVLRVDEPPQRQAGVKVETVDGLVGKLKEAGRV; via the exons ATGAACCCCTTCTGTGAGATTGCAGTGGAGGAGGCCGTCAAACTCAAGGAGAAGAAGCTTGTGATGGAGGTTGTGGCTGTGAGCTGTGGTCCTCAACAGGTACAG GAGACGATCCGGACGGCTCTGGCCATGGGAGCAGACCGCGGCATACACGTGGAAGTGACCGGAAAAGACTACGAGACGCTTGGTCCCCTGCAGATCTCCAAGATTCTGGCTGCCCTGGCCAAGAAAGAGGAAGCAGATCTGATCATGCTGGGTAAACAG GCCATAGATGATGACTGCAATCAAACTGGGCAGATGACAGCAGCTCTGTTGGACTGGCCACAG gGAACATTTGCATCTGAGGTGGCCATAGAGGGAGACAAGCTGAAGGTGGTGAGAGAAGTTGATGGTGGACTGGAGACCATAAAGATCAAAATGCCAGCTGTGGTGACCGCTGACCTTCGTCTAAACACGCCCAGATACGCCACATTGCCTAATATAATG AAAGCTAAGAAGAAGAAAATTGCAAACGTGAAGCCTGGAGACCTGGGAGTCGATATGGCGTCCCGGTTGGAGGTGCTTCGTGTGgatgaacctcctcagagacaaGCTGGAGTTAAAGTGGAGACAGTGGATGGTCTGGTGGGCAAACTGAAAGAGGCAGGAAGAGTATAG
- the etfb gene encoding electron transfer flavoprotein subunit beta isoform X1, whose amino-acid sequence MSSRVLVGVKRVIDYAVKIRVKPDHTGVVTDGVKHSMNPFCEIAVEEAVKLKEKKLVMEVVAVSCGPQQVQETIRTALAMGADRGIHVEVTGKDYETLGPLQISKILAALAKKEEADLIMLGKQAIDDDCNQTGQMTAALLDWPQGTFASEVAIEGDKLKVVREVDGGLETIKIKMPAVVTADLRLNTPRYATLPNIMKAKKKKIANVKPGDLGVDMASRLEVLRVDEPPQRQAGVKVETVDGLVGKLKEAGRV is encoded by the exons ATGAGCTCTCGTGTTCTGGTCGGAGTTAAACGGGTTATTGACTATGCTGTCAAG ATCCGAGTAAAGCCGGATCACACAGGAGTGGTCACAGATGGCGTCAAGCATTCGATGAACCCCTTCTGTGAGATTGCAGTGGAGGAGGCCGTCAAACTCAAGGAGAAGAAGCTTGTGATGGAGGTTGTGGCTGTGAGCTGTGGTCCTCAACAGGTACAG GAGACGATCCGGACGGCTCTGGCCATGGGAGCAGACCGCGGCATACACGTGGAAGTGACCGGAAAAGACTACGAGACGCTTGGTCCCCTGCAGATCTCCAAGATTCTGGCTGCCCTGGCCAAGAAAGAGGAAGCAGATCTGATCATGCTGGGTAAACAG GCCATAGATGATGACTGCAATCAAACTGGGCAGATGACAGCAGCTCTGTTGGACTGGCCACAG gGAACATTTGCATCTGAGGTGGCCATAGAGGGAGACAAGCTGAAGGTGGTGAGAGAAGTTGATGGTGGACTGGAGACCATAAAGATCAAAATGCCAGCTGTGGTGACCGCTGACCTTCGTCTAAACACGCCCAGATACGCCACATTGCCTAATATAATG AAAGCTAAGAAGAAGAAAATTGCAAACGTGAAGCCTGGAGACCTGGGAGTCGATATGGCGTCCCGGTTGGAGGTGCTTCGTGTGgatgaacctcctcagagacaaGCTGGAGTTAAAGTGGAGACAGTGGATGGTCTGGTGGGCAAACTGAAAGAGGCAGGAAGAGTATAG